The following are encoded in a window of Vicia villosa cultivar HV-30 ecotype Madison, WI unplaced genomic scaffold, Vvil1.0 ctg.002568F_1_1, whole genome shotgun sequence genomic DNA:
- the LOC131639231 gene encoding uncharacterized mitochondrial protein AtMg00860-like, whose protein sequence is MPFGVTNAPAIFMDHMNRIFHPFLDKFVVVFIDDILIYSQSKMENEEHLRQVLPILRENELYANPSKCEFWLERVNFLGHVISKEGINVDPAKIETVLAWKQTQTVTDMRSFVGLAGYYRRFIEGFAKIVAPLTQLTRNDQPFAWTEKCEANFQLFKKKLTTSPILILPQPEEPY, encoded by the coding sequence ATGCCTTTTGGAGTGACGAATGCACCCGCTATTTTCATGGATCACATGAACCGGATTTTCCACCCATTTTTGGACAAATTCGTtgttgtgttcattgatgatatcctTATTTACTCTCAAAGTAAAATGGAGAACGAAGAGCATCTACGTCAAGTGCTACCAATTCTACGTGAAAATGAGCTGTATGCAAACCCATCCAAATGCGAATTCTGGCTAGAGAGGGTGAATTTCTTGGGACATGTCATATCAAAGGAAGGAATTAATGTAGATCCAGCAAAGATTGAAACCGTGCTCGCATGGAAGCAGACTCAGACAGTCACTGACATGAGAAGCTTCGTAGGATTAGCTGGATACTATCGGCGATTCATTGAAGGATTTGCAAAGATAGTAGCTCCGTTGACTCAACTAACAAGAAATGATCAACCTTTTGCTTGGACTGAGAAATGTGAAGCTAATTTTCAGTTGTTCAAGAAGAAACTTACAACATCGCCTATCTTGATTCTTCCACAACCTGAAGAGCCATACTAA